The DNA window CAAGACTTTTTGAGTTATTATTTCCTGTAAAATAATTTTCAACGGTATTAAAAATAGTTGCAGGTTCCGCCATTCTTCCCTGTCCGATCAGGCCGCTTGCCAGCTCACCGTTTTCTGCAGGAATGATAATGTGTCCAAAACTTTCTGCAAGTTCCATATTTCTTTTGGTAGAAGGATGTACGTACATATCCAAATCCATAGCTGGAGCAATGAATACCGGGCATTTAGCAGACATATAGGTAGCAATTACCAGATTATCACACATGCCGTGTGTCATTTTAGCTAAAGTATTGGCAGTACATGGCGCTACAATCATAACATCAGCCCATAAGGCCAATTCTACATGGCTGTTCCAGTTTCCGTTATCACCATAAAAATCTGAATATACTGGTTTTTTGGATAGTGTTGACAGACTTAATTTGGTGACAAACTGTTCAGCATCATTGGTCATAATCACTTGTACTTCGGCTCCTTTTTTCACAAAATCCCTGATAAGGAAGTGAATTTTGTAGGCCGCAATTCCTCCGGAAACGGCGATCAGTATCTTTTTACCGGAAACACTCATTTAGTTTTAATTTTTGAAATACTAAAATACTTATTTTTTCCCACAATCAGGCTTTAAAACAGCAAAGGTCATAAAAGAAACAATTTCTTTTATGACCTTAATTTATTAAAAAACAAAAAATGATTATTTTCTGTCTTCTGTTTTTCTGAAATAGATATCTTCGTTCAACCATTCCTCAATAGCAATTGAAGTTGGTTTTGGAAGCTTTTCATAATGCTTAGAGATCTCAATTTGTTCTCTGTTTTCGAAAACTTCTTCTAATGTAGAATTGTGAACAGCAAATTCATCTAATTTGTTGTGAAGCTCCGTACGGATTTCTGCATTGATCTGCTCTGCTCTCTTTCCCATGATAACAATAGCTTCATAGATTGAACCTACTTTATCTTCAATCTTATCTTTATCGTAAGTGATAGTATTTACTTCTGCTTTTGTATCTTTTACACTCATTTTGAGAAAATTATTTTTATTTTAAGATGGCAAATTTACGAATTATCTTTTAATTTTGAAAGTCGCTGCCGGCGGAGGGGTCTGAAGTGCTGCACTGTCCCTCTGTATCTGCTTTGCCTGCTTTTCATTACTGATCTGATCTTTAATTTGCTGCTCATTTTTATTCTGCGCAGCCAACTTATCAGCCTCTTTTTTCTGTCTTGCAGTTAAAGCTGCAATTCTTGCTTCAGTTTGTTTCTTAACGACAACAAAATTCTGCTTTTCTTTTTCAAGTTTCCCTCTCAGGTCTGTTGCAGTTTTTGAATATTCAGTATTAGGAAGTTCTTTTTCTACCATTTTCGTGTAGGTTAAAGCACTCTCAATACGTTCATCTTTAAGATCATAAATAGATTTAGTAGCCAGCTCATAACGGGATTTCATGATATAATCATAAATTTTCGGACGAAGCTTTGTACTTGGGAAATCTGCCAATACGTTTTCTAAAGCTACGTTAGCTGCTTTATACTGACCCATTTTGAAGTATTGTCTCCCATTTTCATAGGCCTTAAATTCTAGCTTATAAGACAATTCATCGATAAGCTGAGTAATATTTTTAGATCGTTCAGAATTAGGATAATTAGTCAGGAAGTCCTGAAGCTCATTGATGGCCAATTCTGTACTGGACTGATCCAGGTTGTAATCCATAGATCCTTCATAGTAACAAAGTGCCGACATATAAGCCGCCTCTTCCGCTCTGGGATCTTTTGGAAAATTAACTGCAAAGTTTTTGAACTGATGTCCCGCCAGCTTATAACTCTTGTCATAGTAGTTGGCATAGGCCGTATTGAAACCTACATTGGGAAAATCATCCGTTCCTGCCACAAGATTGGCAAGTCTGTCATAAAGAGCCAACGCGTTTTTCCACTTTTTCTTAGCAAAGTTGTCATTAGCTGCCTTTAAGATAAAATCTTTATCAGCACTCTTCATTGCCTTTTCCTGGCGACTTACACATGAAGCAATCACCGCTACCGTAAAAAGACCTAAAATATATTTTTTCATATAAAAAATTCAACAGTTTTCGGATTACACAGCCGATTTACTAATTTGCAAAAATATAACTTTTTTGTCAATAGATTTTTTTTTATGAATATTTAACGTAAATTTAGTCTGCAGCGTATCCCAAAATTGCAAAAACACTTAACAAAAGATTCATTCTCACTTTTTTCTCGGCTTCTTTTGTATACGTTTCTTCATTTTTACTTGGAACATAAAGTTCATAAAAATTCTTATTACGGATCACAAACAAGGTAGAGCCTATAATCATGGTAAGAATATCTTCAGGCTTTGGAGTGAAGGTAAAAACACCAGATGCCACCCCTTTTTTTATCACCTCATCCAGTTTCTTTACAAATAATTGGTAGAAATCTAAAAGTTCATCTTTTAAATTCTCTGTATGACGGAGTTCCTGGGTTACAAAACCATGGAAATAATTGTATTTAAATAATTGGGAAACGATATACTTGATCATTTCGCGCATCTGCATTTCCGGTTTACCTTCTTTAATTGTGTCGGCAAATTCAGAGAAATTTTCTCTGGTCTTTAATACCCTGTACTGGTACAAATAAGACATCATTTTCTCCTTTGAACCGAAGTAATAGGAAATCATCGCGACATTGATATTTGCCTTAGAACAGATATCTCTCACAGATGTTCCCTCATATCCTTTTTTTGCGATGAGTTCCTCCGCAATGTCCAGTATGTGGATCTGTTTTTCCGTAAATTTTTTTTTCATAAAGTGCAGTTTGAGTAAAGTTAAGAAATTTTTAACACATTTATAAACGTATGTTTAATAATTTTCAATTAATTCTAAATAACATTATTTTTGAGCATGGAATTTTTTGATTTTCACCATCATAAAAAGGATACCCAAAATGGAATTTATAATTTGAATTTTGGAGAAACTCCACCGGACATCCCCTATTCAGTCGGTATTCATCCTCAGGATATCGATCGCAACCATGTGGAAACGCAGCTGGAATGGATGAAAAATATGATATCTGAAAACTGTTTTGCGATTGGCGAATGTGGCCTAGATTCACTCGTTCAGATTGACCAAAAGATTCAGGAAGATATTTTTTTGCAACAAATCCGGATCTCGAATGAAGTAAAAAAACCGATTATTGTACATTGCGTCAGAAAATTTTATGAAGTTATTTCTTTTAAAAAGAATGCGGAACAACCTATGATTATTCATGGTTTTAATAAAAAACAACGCATAGCAGATGATCTGCTTTCTCATAATTTTTACCTGAGTTTTGGAAAAGCTGTTTTGTATCATCTATCTTTGCAGGATATTTTAAAAAATACTCCAATAAACAAAATCTTTTTAGAGACTGATAATGAAGATTTTAAAATCGAAGAATTGTATCAGAAGGTCTCAGAAATAAAGGATATTTCTTTGGAACAACTTAAGGAACAAATTTTAGAAAATTTACACACAATAAAAAATGGATAAGTACTGGCTGGAAAGAACTGAGCTATTGGTAAAGGAAGATGGATTGGAAAAGCTGATGAAGGCAAATGTTCTGGTAGTAGGCTTGGGTGGAGTAGGTTCTTTTGCGGCAGAATTTCTTGCAAGAGCCGGAGTCGGAAATATGACCATTGTTGATG is part of the Chryseobacterium lactis genome and encodes:
- a CDS encoding TetR/AcrR family transcriptional regulator encodes the protein MKKKFTEKQIHILDIAEELIAKKGYEGTSVRDICSKANINVAMISYYFGSKEKMMSYLYQYRVLKTRENFSEFADTIKEGKPEMQMREMIKYIVSQLFKYNYFHGFVTQELRHTENLKDELLDFYQLFVKKLDEVIKKGVASGVFTFTPKPEDILTMIIGSTLFVIRNKNFYELYVPSKNEETYTKEAEKKVRMNLLLSVFAILGYAAD
- a CDS encoding TatD family hydrolase gives rise to the protein MEFFDFHHHKKDTQNGIYNLNFGETPPDIPYSVGIHPQDIDRNHVETQLEWMKNMISENCFAIGECGLDSLVQIDQKIQEDIFLQQIRISNEVKKPIIVHCVRKFYEVISFKKNAEQPMIIHGFNKKQRIADDLLSHNFYLSFGKAVLYHLSLQDILKNTPINKIFLETDNEDFKIEELYQKVSEIKDISLEQLKEQILENLHTIKNG
- a CDS encoding DNA-directed RNA polymerase subunit omega, whose amino-acid sequence is MSVKDTKAEVNTITYDKDKIEDKVGSIYEAIVIMGKRAEQINAEIRTELHNKLDEFAVHNSTLEEVFENREQIEISKHYEKLPKPTSIAIEEWLNEDIYFRKTEDRK
- a CDS encoding outer membrane protein assembly factor BamD, with the protein product MKKYILGLFTVAVIASCVSRQEKAMKSADKDFILKAANDNFAKKKWKNALALYDRLANLVAGTDDFPNVGFNTAYANYYDKSYKLAGHQFKNFAVNFPKDPRAEEAAYMSALCYYEGSMDYNLDQSSTELAINELQDFLTNYPNSERSKNITQLIDELSYKLEFKAYENGRQYFKMGQYKAANVALENVLADFPSTKLRPKIYDYIMKSRYELATKSIYDLKDERIESALTYTKMVEKELPNTEYSKTATDLRGKLEKEKQNFVVVKKQTEARIAALTARQKKEADKLAAQNKNEQQIKDQISNEKQAKQIQRDSAALQTPPPAATFKIKR